The following coding sequences lie in one Arachis stenosperma cultivar V10309 chromosome 5, arast.V10309.gnm1.PFL2, whole genome shotgun sequence genomic window:
- the LOC130980611 gene encoding uncharacterized protein LOC130980611, translated as MASEESFVVLVHHRGSVNRKTRSGVKFTDKNPLCIVITSTTSYDDLVSAVLMKLGLEGAKRVKKFFYRIPVTVLQNTVKYDCFTINNDADLQVMFLCRRQFPEVRTPELLARLVDVVSSSGGSNRNTNTIANAAGSSSRPAVASSSVPVYEPVVQHVASPSFAVDLNATKGDEVVERENLPNALVGVAPVGVGDDFLDDEDEDDVEPDMIDDDSADDIGATGPALEVGGSSSGTQQYPPHFSSLDLDAMRHEGVLGHAVGFGARDAEGSTGLTEFQVGQQFQDKDEAL; from the coding sequence atggctagtgaggagagttttgTTGTTTTGGTGCACCACAGAGGATCTGTTAATAGAAAAACTCGTTCCGGAGTAAAGTTCACAGATAAGAATCCTCTATGTATTGTCATAACATCTACGACGAGTTACGATGACCTTGTTAGCGCTGTACTAATGAAGCTTGGTCTGGAGGGTGCGAAGCGGGTAAAGAAGTTTTTCTATCGCATTCCAGTCACGGTGCTACAGAATACGGTGAAGTATGATTGCTTCACGATTAATAATGATGCGGACTTGCAAGTAATGTTTCTCTGTCGGCGGCAGTTTCCGGAGGTGAGGACACCGGAGTTGTTGGCCCGGCTGGTTGATGTTGTATCCAGCTCCGGCGGTTCGAACAGGAATACGAACACTATAGCGAATGCAGCAGGTTCTAGTTCCCGGCCTGCCGTTGCTTCCTCGTCCGTCCCTGTGTACGAACCAGTGGTCCAACATGTCGCCTCCCCATCTTTCGCTGTTGACCTCAATGCCACCAAAGGCGACGAGGTAGTGGAAAGGGAAAATTTGCCGAACGCTTTAGTGGGAGTTGCACCTGTTGGCGTAGGAGACGATTTTTTGGACGATGAAGACGAGGATGACGTCGAGCCGGATATGATTGACGATGATAGCGCTGATGATATTGGAGCGACTGGGCCTGCATTGGAGGTAGGTGGTTCTAGCTCTGGCACACAGCAGTATCCACCACATTTTTCCTCATTGGACTTGGACGCCATGAGACATGAGGGGGTTTTAGGGCACGCTGTTGGATTCGGAGCTAGAGATGCGGAAGGGAGTACTGGTCTGACAGAGTTCCAGGTTGGTCAGCAATTCCAGGATAAAGATGAGGCCCTTTAA
- the LOC130981767 gene encoding F-box/kelch-repeat protein At1g23390-like, whose amino-acid sequence MAATAEAPIYGDILEAIFSHVPLIHLVPAYHVSRAWNHAVSSSLAHVNPIKPWLTILTQSKRDPHVTATYAYDPRSRVWIEMNLQPSIEHASAVQSSQSTLLYTLTPAGFAFTDSEGAFRVSWHNAPAPSVWRTDPVVARVGNRVVVAGGACDFEDDLHAVEVYDMEARAWNTSQSMPELLKGSAGSTWLSVAVVGDKMLVTEKKSGVTFSFDPFSDTWNGPYDLRPDQNVFYCLTGILAGKLTVAGVMSGAENSKRVKLWSVEGELGSGSGFWFEEVGEMPNEMAEKVMRGWDFGSVVVTWVGNFAYVMNPVKPEEVVVCEVGARCEWWSVRNVAAGDLTKRMVVSGGGVSLQEVQRAVVTENPRFCMKLV is encoded by the coding sequence ATGGCGGCAACAGCAGAAGCACCTATTTATGGGGATATCTTAGAGGCAATATTCTCGCACGTGCCACTAATCCATCTCGTACCGGCTTATCACGTGTCAAGGGCATGGAACCACGCTGTATCCTCCTCCCTGGCACACGTTAACCCCATCAAGCCATGGCTCACGATCCTCACACAGAGTAAACGTGATCCTCACGTGACAGCCACTTACGCCTACGACCCCCGCTCGCGCGTCTGGATTGAAATGAATCTTCAACCGTCGATCGAGCACGCCTCCGCCGTCCAATCATCCCAATCAACTCTGCTCTACACGCTAACCCCCGCGGGCTTCGCCTTCACGGATAGTGAAGGTGCGTTCCGCGTCTCCTGGCACAACGCGCCAGCACCGAGCGTGTGGCGCACCGACCCAGTCGTAGCGCGCGTGGGTAATCGCGTTGTGGTAGCTGGAGGCGCGTGCGATTTTGAGGACGACCTACACGCGGTGGAAGTCTACGACATGGAGGCACGCGCTTGGAACACGAGCCAGTCCATGCCTGAGCTACTGAAGGGATCTGCAGGGTCCACGTGGCTCTCAGTCGCCGTTGTCGGTGACAAGATGCTGGTGACGGAGAAAAAGTCCGGCGTGACTTTTTCGTTTGATCCATTTTCTGACACGTGGAACGGACCGTACGATCTTCGCCCGGATCAGAATGTGTTCTATTGCCTCACCGGAATCCTAGCGGGGAAATTGACGGTGGCCGGGGTGATGAGTGGCGCGGAAAACTCGAAGAGAGTGAAATTGTGGTCCGTGGAAGGGGAACTAGGTTCGGGTTCGGGCTTTTGGTTCGAGGAAGTGGGAGAGATGCCGAATGAGATGGCGGAGAAGGTCATGAGAGGTTGGGATTTTGGTTCGGTGGTAGTGACTTGGGTTGGGAATTTTGCTTACGTtatgaacccggttaaaccggaGGAGGTGGTGGTTTGTGAGGTCGGGGCCAGGTGCGAGTGGTGGAGCGTGAGGAACGTTGCTGCGGGGGATTTGACGAAGAGAATGGTGGTTAGTGGCGGTGGCGTAAGCTTACAGGAGGTGCAGCGGGCGGTGGTTACGGAGAATCCAAGATTCTGCATGAAGCTAGTGTGA
- the LOC130980612 gene encoding uncharacterized protein LOC130980612, translating into MVRADASVSIKVLLNATAAHFGFRPTYRRVWMAKQKSIALIYGDWDESYNDLPRWVLGVQLTMPGSVVVLKTSPVRVGGQVDESQAYFHRLFWTFPPCIEAFRHCKPLISIDGTHLYGKYGGTLLIAIAQDGNSNILPVAFALVEGENAESWTFFLSHLRQHVTPQPGLLVISDRHNGIKAALEAPDGGWLPPSAYRAFCIRHVAANFALTFKGKDARRLLVNAAYAKTEVEFDYWFDILRSEDPAMCDWANRIDYSLWTQHRDEGRRFGHMTTNISECVNSILKGVRNLPVASLVKATYCRLAELFVRKGREAEAQMGTGQQFSQHLVKCIEANMKTARCFTVTLYDRDNSEFTVAETTPTGSFSLGTYRVSLASRTCDCGYFQALHFLCQHALACCAYSRVTWTSYVHSVYQISSVFNVYRMGFTPPIPEGFWPPYDGPTVIPDPAMRRAREGRPRSTRIRTNMDEADPNRPKRCGLCRQPGHTRRSCPQVAGSSQTGHH; encoded by the coding sequence ATGGTTAGGGCCGATGCATCCGTGAGCATCAAGGTGCTCCTGAACGCCACGGCAGCGCACTTTGGTTTTAGGCCGACTTACCGGAGGGTTTGGATGGCGAAGCAGAAATCTATCGCCCTCATATACGGTGACTGGGATGAGTCCTACAACGACCTGCCTAGGTGGGTCTTGGGTGTCCAGCTGACGATGCCTGGGAGTGTTGTGGTCCTGAAGACGAGCCCGGTTCGAGTTGGAGGACAGGTGGACGAATCTCAAGCGTACTTCCACAGACTTTTCTGGACTTTCCCGCCCTGCATCGAGGCTTTCCGTCATTGCAAGCCGCTAATCAGCATTGACGGCACACATTTGTATGGGAAGTATGGGGGAACGTTGCTCATCGCGATTGCACAGGATGGGAACTCCAACATTCTACCTGTGGCATTCGCACTAGTAGAGGGTGAGAATGCGGAATCCTGGACATTCTTTCTCTCACACCTTCGACAGCACGTGACCCCGCAGCCCGGTCTGCTGGTTATATCGGACAGGCACAACGGCATCAAGGCTGCGCTTGAGGCCCCTGACGGCGGTTGGCTACCGCCATCTGCGTACCGTGCATTCTGCATACGACACGTAGCGGCTAATTTTGCCCTAACCTTCAAGGGCAAAGACGCTAGGAGGCTACTAGTGAACGCGGCGTATGCGAAGACCGAGGTTGAATTTGATTACTGGTTTGATATCCTGCGATCTGAAGATCCGGCGATGTGTGATTGGGCGAACAGGATTGATTACTCGTTGTGGACTCAGCATCGTGATGAGGGGCGGAGATTCGGTCACATGACGACGAACATCTCCGAGTGTGTGAACTCTATCCTGAAGGGGGTCAGAAATCTCCCTGTAGCATCCCTGGTGAAGGCAACATATTGTAGGCTTGCGGAACTGTTTGTTCGCAAGGGGAGAGAGGCTGAGGCCCAGATGGGAACAGGACAACAATTCAGTCAGCATTTGGTGAAGTGTATTGAAGCCAACATGAAGACGGCCAGGTGCTTCACGGTGACGCTGTATGACCGGGATAACTCCGAGTTCACTGTAGCAGAGACTACTCCGACTGGTTCTTTCTCCTTGGGTACTTACAGAGTATCACTTGCCTCTCGGACATGTGACTGCGGGTACTTCCAGGCTCTTCATTTCCTGTGTCAGCACGCACTTGCGTGCTGTGCATACTCACGGGTCACCTGGACCTCTTACGTTCACAGCGTCTATCAGATTAGCTCGGTCTTCAATGTGTATCGGATGGGATTCACACCTCCCATCCCGGAGGGCTTCTGGCCACCTTACGACGGGCCCACAGTGATTCCAGACCCTGCCATGAGGCGTGCCAGAGAGGGTCGTCCTAGATCCACTAGGATACGGACGAACATGGACGAGGCGGATCCGAATCGGCCAAAGAGGTGCGGCCTATGTCGCCAACCTGGACACACGCGACGTAGTTGCCCACAGGTTGCAGGCTCGTCTCAGACAGGACACCATTAG